In Malus sylvestris chromosome 16, drMalSylv7.2, whole genome shotgun sequence, the following are encoded in one genomic region:
- the LOC126607776 gene encoding protein TRANSPARENT TESTA 9-like isoform X5, with the protein MISSSRMFSLWLFVCLHCELLPIMIIPSLVGSLYLFYNLQEQFGLLCSSLEVRASPRVHRFQVLDALVSLFCRSNISAETLWDGGWLLRQLLPYSESEFNSHHLKMLNDSYKNCASALLKDTRGVWPDLVVTVLCDEWKRCKRAIEASSLRKEPKCILLSSQRFSSEDGITSDSSFAAGERMCELVKMFVLLHQLQIFSLGRTFPEKPPINPPADVFENSRAQSAGLDAAGPKLGTELRLVDAVPCRIAFERGKERHFSFLAISLGTSGWVVLAEEFPLKEPYGVIRMVAPLAGSNRAVGLDLRMNVLQGLWA; encoded by the exons ATGATTTCCAGTTCTAGAATGTTTTCTTTGTGGTTATTTGTTTGTTTACATTGTGAGTTGTTGCCTATCATGATAATTCCTTCATTGGTTGGTTCACTTTATCTTTTTTATAATCTACAGGAGCAGTTTGGACTGTTGTGTTCTTCTCTGGAAGTGAGGGCTAGCCCTCGAGTACATAGATTTCAG GTTCTTGATGCATTGGTCAGTCTTTTTTGCCGTTCAAATATATCTGCAGAGACATTATGGGATGGTGGTTGGCTTTTGCGCCAGTTACTTCCTTATAGCGAGTCAGAGTTTAATAGCCATCATCTCAAGATGCTGAAT GATTCATATAAGAACTGTGCCAGTGCTCTTCTCAAGGATACTAGAGGAGTCTGGCCAGATCTTGTTGTAACAGTCCTCTGTGATGAATGGAAACGTTGCAAGAGAG CAATAGAGGCCTCATCCCTTCGGAAAGAGCCCAAGTGTATTCTGTTGTCATCTCAGAGGTTCTCGTCTGAAG ATGGTATCACAAGTGATTCATCGTTTGCTGCTGGTGAAAGGATGTGTGAGTTGGTTAAG ATGTTTGTACTCCTACATCAACTTCAAATTttctcacttggtagaacttttCCTGAGAAACCTCCTATTAACCCTCCAGCTGATGTTTTTGAAAATTCTCGTGCACAAAGCGCTGGCCTAGATGCTGCAGGTCCAAAGCTTGGCACTGAGCTAAGGCTTG TTGATGCTGTGCCTTGTAGAATTGCGTTTGAGAGGGGTAAAGAACGTCATTTTTCCTTTCTAGCAATCTCTTTGGGTACATCTGGGTGGGTTGTTTTAGCTGAAGAATTTCCCCTAAAGGAGCCTTATGGAGTCATTCGTATGGTTGCACCTTTGGCTGGTTCCAAT agggccgttgggcttgatctaaggatgaacgttcttcaagggctgtgggcttga
- the LOC126607776 gene encoding protein TRANSPARENT TESTA 9-like isoform X6 gives MISSSRMFSLWLFVCLHCELLPIMIIPSLVGSLYLFYNLQEQFGLLCSSLEVRASPRVHRFQVLDALVSLFCRSNISAETLWDGGWLLRQLLPYSESEFNSHHLKMLNDSYKNCASALLKDTRGVWPDLVVTVLCDEWKRCKRAIEASSLRKEPKCILLSSQRFSSEDGITSDSSFAAGERMCELVKMFVLLHQLQIFSLGRTFPEKPPINPPADVFENSRAQSAGLDAAGPKLGTELRLVDAVPCRIAFERGKERHFSFLAISLGTSGWVVLAEEFPLKEPYGVIRMVAPLAGSNVFICGCAIDPKGRWA, from the exons ATGATTTCCAGTTCTAGAATGTTTTCTTTGTGGTTATTTGTTTGTTTACATTGTGAGTTGTTGCCTATCATGATAATTCCTTCATTGGTTGGTTCACTTTATCTTTTTTATAATCTACAGGAGCAGTTTGGACTGTTGTGTTCTTCTCTGGAAGTGAGGGCTAGCCCTCGAGTACATAGATTTCAG GTTCTTGATGCATTGGTCAGTCTTTTTTGCCGTTCAAATATATCTGCAGAGACATTATGGGATGGTGGTTGGCTTTTGCGCCAGTTACTTCCTTATAGCGAGTCAGAGTTTAATAGCCATCATCTCAAGATGCTGAAT GATTCATATAAGAACTGTGCCAGTGCTCTTCTCAAGGATACTAGAGGAGTCTGGCCAGATCTTGTTGTAACAGTCCTCTGTGATGAATGGAAACGTTGCAAGAGAG CAATAGAGGCCTCATCCCTTCGGAAAGAGCCCAAGTGTATTCTGTTGTCATCTCAGAGGTTCTCGTCTGAAG ATGGTATCACAAGTGATTCATCGTTTGCTGCTGGTGAAAGGATGTGTGAGTTGGTTAAG ATGTTTGTACTCCTACATCAACTTCAAATTttctcacttggtagaacttttCCTGAGAAACCTCCTATTAACCCTCCAGCTGATGTTTTTGAAAATTCTCGTGCACAAAGCGCTGGCCTAGATGCTGCAGGTCCAAAGCTTGGCACTGAGCTAAGGCTTG TTGATGCTGTGCCTTGTAGAATTGCGTTTGAGAGGGGTAAAGAACGTCATTTTTCCTTTCTAGCAATCTCTTTGGGTACATCTGGGTGGGTTGTTTTAGCTGAAGAATTTCCCCTAAAGGAGCCTTATGGAGTCATTCGTATGGTTGCACCTTTGGCTGGTTCCAAT